A window of Cohnella herbarum contains these coding sequences:
- the gyrB gene encoding DNA topoisomerase (ATP-hydrolyzing) subunit B, with the protein MSVNSQHNTYDESQIQVLEGLEAVRKRPGMYIGSTSGKGLHHLVWEVVDNSIDEALAGFCNRIDVIIQEDNSITVIDNGRGIPVGLNTKLQKSTLEVVMTVLHAGGKFGGEGYKVSGGLHGVGISVVNALSELVIVTVKRDGHIHQQEYRRGIPQYDLKIIGDTEETGTHTRFKPDPEIFTETTIYDYDVLVGRIRELAFLNKGIEINLTDERTGMSDSFKYDGGIVEFVQYLNRNRESMHEQPIYVEGSRDNIHCEIAMQYNDGYSENLYSFANNINTHEGGTHESGFKSALTRIINDYARKMGFVKESESNLSGDDVREGLTAIISVKIPEPQFEGQTKTKLGNSEVRGIVESLFSEKLLQFLDENPGVARKVMEKGLQAARAREAARKARELTRRKSALEVSSLPGKLADCSSKDASISEIYIVEGDSAGGSAKLGRDRHFQAILPLKGKILNVEKARLDKILSNLEIRAMITALGTGISDDFDITKARYHKIIIMTDADVDGAHIRTLILTFFYRYMRKLIEEGYVYIAQPPLFKIERNKTVRYALTEKERDQIVAEFGEGVKLNIQRYKGLGEMDGTQLWETTMDPDVRSMLQVRIEDAIKADLMFDTLMGENVEPRREFIQQYAKYVKNLDV; encoded by the coding sequence TTGTCCGTTAATTCACAGCATAATACCTACGACGAGAGTCAGATTCAAGTATTGGAAGGTTTGGAAGCGGTACGTAAACGTCCCGGTATGTATATCGGTTCTACGAGCGGTAAAGGCCTGCACCATCTTGTCTGGGAAGTCGTCGACAACAGCATTGACGAAGCGTTGGCCGGGTTCTGCAACCGAATCGACGTCATCATACAAGAAGACAACAGCATCACGGTTATCGATAATGGCCGGGGAATCCCGGTCGGCTTAAACACGAAGCTGCAGAAGTCGACGCTTGAGGTCGTTATGACGGTGCTTCACGCCGGCGGTAAATTCGGCGGCGAAGGGTATAAAGTGTCCGGAGGCTTGCATGGCGTCGGGATATCCGTCGTTAACGCCTTGTCGGAGCTCGTAATCGTCACGGTCAAACGCGATGGACATATTCATCAACAGGAATATCGCCGCGGTATTCCGCAATATGATCTGAAGATCATCGGAGATACCGAGGAGACGGGTACACATACGCGGTTTAAACCGGATCCGGAGATTTTCACGGAAACGACCATCTATGATTACGATGTGCTAGTCGGGCGTATTCGCGAGCTTGCGTTCCTCAACAAAGGAATAGAAATCAATCTCACCGATGAGCGTACGGGAATGAGCGATTCGTTCAAATACGACGGAGGAATCGTCGAGTTCGTGCAGTATTTGAATCGCAACCGCGAGTCGATGCACGAGCAACCGATCTATGTCGAAGGCTCTAGAGATAACATTCATTGCGAAATCGCGATGCAATACAATGACGGTTATTCCGAGAATCTGTATTCTTTCGCGAATAATATCAATACGCACGAGGGCGGAACTCACGAATCCGGATTCAAGAGCGCGCTTACCCGCATAATTAACGATTACGCCCGGAAGATGGGTTTCGTTAAGGAAAGCGAATCGAACCTATCCGGCGACGACGTCAGGGAAGGGTTGACCGCGATTATCTCCGTGAAGATTCCGGAGCCTCAGTTCGAAGGCCAGACGAAGACGAAACTCGGAAATAGCGAAGTCCGCGGAATCGTGGAATCGTTGTTCAGCGAGAAGCTTCTGCAATTTCTGGACGAGAATCCGGGCGTTGCCCGAAAAGTCATGGAGAAGGGTCTTCAAGCCGCTCGGGCAAGGGAAGCCGCTCGTAAGGCGCGGGAATTGACCCGTCGGAAGAGCGCGCTGGAAGTCAGCTCGCTGCCGGGTAAATTGGCCGACTGTTCATCCAAGGATGCTTCGATCAGCGAAATCTACATCGTAGAAGGCGACTCCGCCGGCGGCTCGGCGAAGCTTGGTCGCGACCGGCATTTCCAAGCTATCTTGCCGTTGAAAGGAAAGATTCTCAACGTCGAGAAAGCTCGTCTGGATAAGATTCTGTCTAACTTGGAGATTCGGGCGATGATTACGGCGCTAGGTACCGGGATCAGCGATGACTTCGATATCACCAAAGCAAGATATCACAAGATCATTATCATGACCGATGCCGACGTCGACGGAGCGCATATCCGCACGTTAATCCTTACTTTCTTCTATCGCTACATGCGTAAGCTGATCGAAGAAGGTTACGTCTATATCGCACAACCGCCGCTCTTCAAGATCGAACGCAACAAAACGGTTCGGTATGCGTTGACCGAGAAGGAACGGGATCAGATCGTTGCCGAATTCGGAGAAGGCGTCAAGCTGAACATTCAACGTTACAAAGGGTTGGGCGAAATGGATGGTACCCAGCTGTGGGAAACGACGATGGATCCGGATGTCCGTTCGATGCTGCAAGTCAGAATCGAAGACGCGATCAAAGCCGATCTCATGTTCGATACCTTGATGGGCGAGAACGTGGAACCGCGTCGGGAATTCATTCAGCAATACGCGAAGTACGTTAAGAACTTGGACGTTTAG
- a CDS encoding YheC/YheD family protein, whose translation MSIQRVRSKTAKTNALLANPVLKEYVPTTNDFGRSTVQRMLDQFEMIYVKPVDGTFGNGVIRVEKRIGANRPYFFQSGETKFSFVGFDEMFDKLLLVKKNKPYLAQQGIHLLKHSGRRFDLRVMVQKNPRSRWETTGMIGRVAHPRKIVTNYHAGGTPMPVTVLLKNYLTAEQYRSYEARLRKLGVDIAVALEKRFPRIKEIGVDVAIDRSLKPWILEVNTLPDPFLFKKLPTRSVFRRIYSYAVAYGRFGVRKRKT comes from the coding sequence ATGTCGATTCAACGCGTCCGCAGTAAGACGGCCAAGACCAATGCGCTTCTCGCCAATCCCGTTCTTAAAGAATACGTTCCAACGACAAACGACTTCGGGCGGTCGACCGTCCAACGAATGCTCGATCAATTCGAAATGATCTACGTGAAACCGGTAGACGGCACTTTCGGCAACGGGGTCATCCGCGTCGAGAAGAGAATCGGAGCGAACAGACCCTACTTCTTTCAATCCGGCGAAACGAAATTTTCCTTCGTCGGATTCGACGAGATGTTCGACAAGCTATTGCTCGTGAAGAAAAACAAACCCTATTTGGCCCAGCAAGGCATCCATCTCTTAAAGCATTCCGGTAGAAGATTCGATCTCAGGGTGATGGTTCAGAAAAACCCTCGCTCGCGATGGGAAACGACCGGTATGATCGGACGGGTAGCCCACCCGCGCAAAATCGTCACCAATTATCACGCCGGGGGAACTCCTATGCCTGTTACTGTTTTATTAAAGAACTACCTTACCGCGGAGCAATATCGTTCCTACGAAGCGCGTCTCCGCAAACTCGGGGTAGATATCGCCGTCGCGTTGGAGAAGAGATTTCCAAGAATTAAAGAAATCGGAGTAGACGTCGCTATCGATCGCAGCCTGAAACCTTGGATTCTCGAGGTTAATACGTTGCCCGATCCGTTTCTATTCAAGAAATTGCCGACCCGTTCGGTGTTCCGAAGAATCTATTCTTACGCTGTTGCCTACGGAAGGTTCGGAGTTCGCAAACGCAAAACGTAA
- the gyrA gene encoding DNA gyrase subunit A codes for MSEEQRSQVRDRDIGVEMRESFMDYAMSIIVSRALPDVRDGLKPVHRRILYAMSELGMSPDKPYKKSARIVGEVIGKYHPHGDSPIYEAMVRMAQDFSLRYMLVDGHGNFGSVDGDFAAAMRYTEARLSKIAMEMLRDINKETIDYRPNYDGEEIEPVVLPARYPNLLVNGNTGIAVGMATNIPPHNLREVIEGTQALLRDPELTPYDLMEFVKGPDFPTAGLILGRVGIRQAYATGRGSVTMRARATIEENNGKARILVHEIPYQVNKARLVEKIAELVREKKIDGITDLRDESDRNGMRIVIELRRDVTPTVVLNNLYKQTQMQTSFGVNMLALVNNEPKVLNLKDVLHHYIKHQVEVIRRRTEYDLKKAEARAHILEGLRIALDHLDEVIALIRASRTAEEAREGLITRFGLSADQAQAILDMRLQRLTGLEREKIEQEYNELQAKIAEYKAILADESLVNEIIHDELEEIKLKYGDERRTEITVSDDEILDEDLIPRDDVVVTMTHTGYIKRLPVSTYRSQKRGGRGIMGMGTKDDDFIENLFVSNTHHYLLFFTNKGRVFRMKAYEIPDLSRTARGTPIINLIQIEQGETINAVIPVESFEPNQFLFFATRNGIVKKTPLDDYSNIRKVGLIAISLREDDDLIGVKLTDGEREIVMGTSQGMSIRFSEQDVRAMGRSATGVKGIQLDEDDKVIDMDIVQPDKEVLIVTAKGYGKRTPMTEYRIQTRGGKGIKTLNVTEKNGVIVGLKVVQDDEDLMIMTSSGTLIRTSMSGINTMGRITQGVKLINIRDEDSVATVARAPRSEDSDTDSEEVEGDSEDNA; via the coding sequence ATGTCGGAAGAACAACGCTCCCAAGTCCGTGACCGCGATATAGGGGTCGAGATGCGGGAATCGTTCATGGATTACGCTATGAGTATTATCGTCAGCCGGGCTTTGCCGGATGTTCGCGATGGCTTGAAGCCCGTTCATAGACGTATTCTCTATGCGATGTCTGAATTGGGAATGTCCCCGGACAAGCCTTACAAGAAATCGGCAAGAATCGTCGGAGAAGTCATCGGTAAGTATCATCCGCATGGCGACTCTCCGATCTATGAAGCCATGGTACGGATGGCGCAAGACTTCTCGCTCCGTTACATGTTGGTCGACGGTCATGGGAACTTCGGTTCCGTAGACGGCGACTTTGCCGCAGCTATGCGGTATACGGAAGCTCGTCTTTCCAAGATCGCCATGGAAATGCTTCGGGACATCAACAAGGAAACCATCGATTACAGACCGAACTACGACGGCGAGGAAATCGAGCCCGTCGTACTGCCAGCAAGATATCCGAACTTGCTCGTTAACGGAAATACGGGTATCGCGGTCGGGATGGCGACGAATATTCCGCCCCACAATCTGCGCGAGGTCATCGAAGGAACGCAAGCGTTATTGCGCGATCCGGAATTAACTCCGTATGACTTGATGGAATTCGTAAAGGGACCGGATTTCCCTACGGCGGGTCTTATCCTTGGCCGGGTCGGCATCCGTCAAGCTTACGCGACGGGACGCGGATCGGTTACGATGCGCGCAAGGGCAACGATCGAAGAGAACAACGGCAAAGCCCGCATTCTCGTTCACGAGATCCCTTACCAAGTCAATAAAGCGAGGCTCGTGGAGAAGATCGCCGAGCTCGTGCGCGAGAAGAAGATCGACGGAATTACCGATCTTCGCGACGAATCCGACCGTAACGGAATGCGCATCGTCATCGAATTGCGTCGCGACGTAACACCTACTGTCGTATTGAACAACTTGTACAAGCAAACCCAGATGCAGACAAGCTTCGGGGTTAACATGCTCGCGCTCGTTAACAACGAGCCGAAGGTACTTAACTTAAAAGACGTGCTTCATCACTACATCAAGCATCAAGTCGAAGTTATACGTCGCCGTACGGAATACGATCTGAAAAAGGCGGAAGCGCGCGCGCACATTCTGGAAGGATTGCGTATCGCCCTGGATCATCTGGATGAGGTTATCGCGCTTATTCGCGCTTCCCGCACGGCGGAAGAAGCACGCGAAGGCTTGATTACGCGATTCGGACTTTCGGCAGATCAAGCACAAGCGATTCTCGATATGCGTCTGCAACGCCTTACGGGCTTGGAACGCGAGAAGATCGAGCAAGAATATAACGAGTTGCAGGCGAAGATCGCGGAATATAAAGCGATTCTCGCGGACGAGAGCCTCGTAAACGAGATCATCCACGATGAGCTCGAAGAGATTAAGCTCAAATATGGAGACGAGCGCCGTACCGAAATTACGGTAAGCGACGATGAAATATTGGATGAAGATCTCATTCCGCGCGATGACGTTGTCGTAACGATGACGCATACCGGCTATATTAAGCGGCTTCCCGTTTCCACCTATCGCAGCCAGAAACGCGGCGGTAGAGGGATTATGGGAATGGGGACCAAGGACGACGATTTCATCGAAAATCTATTCGTCTCCAATACGCATCATTACCTGCTGTTCTTTACGAACAAAGGTCGCGTATTCCGAATGAAAGCCTATGAGATTCCGGATCTGAGCCGGACGGCTCGCGGTACGCCGATCATCAACCTGATCCAGATCGAGCAAGGCGAGACGATCAATGCGGTTATCCCGGTTGAATCGTTCGAGCCGAACCAGTTCCTCTTCTTCGCAACCCGCAACGGTATCGTGAAGAAGACGCCTCTCGACGATTACTCGAACATCCGTAAGGTCGGTTTAATCGCGATTTCCTTGCGCGAAGACGACGATTTGATCGGCGTGAAGCTGACGGATGGCGAACGCGAGATCGTCATGGGTACGAGCCAAGGGATGTCCATTCGTTTCTCCGAGCAGGATGTAAGAGCAATGGGTCGTTCGGCAACCGGCGTTAAAGGGATCCAACTGGACGAAGACGACAAAGTAATCGATATGGACATCGTGCAGCCGGATAAAGAAGTTCTGATCGTAACGGCTAAAGGATACGGCAAACGGACTCCGATGACGGAATATCGCATTCAAACCCGCGGCGGTAAAGGGATTAAAACCTTGAACGTGACGGAGAAGAATGGGGTCATCGTAGGCTTGAAAGTCGTTCAAGACGATGAAGACTTGATGATCATGACGTCCTCGGGAACATTGATCCGTACGAGCATGTCCGGGATTAATACGATGGGCCGGATAACCCAAGGCGTTAAATTGATTAATATCCGCGATGAAGATTCCGTGGCCACGGTAGCTAGGGCTCCGCGAAGCGAGGATTCGGATACGGATTCTGAAGAAGTTGAGGGCGATTCGGAAGACAACGCATAG
- a CDS encoding HD-GYP domain-containing protein: MPIIPITQIQVGDRLGSDVQTPLGSVLLQQGRVLSDRDAEILQAYMIPSVDIIRNGLEEQRSDTAAEEMAATVEVKLTSLQHEFLNMEKLFKRIMSMLSSGLKLPVLDLRNGLNALIDFMDEYNVLTFLAPQSPGTVDVLVRNSVLCAMTSYQLAKWNKMPEKDWLPIAMAGLLHDIGNIRVDQAILNKPTRLTSEEVQEMRQHTVYGFRMLEGSTSMNQGVWLTALQHHERIDGSGYPMKVKGDKIHPYAKIVAIADVYHAMTSNRNYRKAESPYLVLEELHSGSFGKLDPLYVQTFIERTTQFHNGVFVKLNNGNVGEIVFTDRNHPTRPMVSINGQIVNLGQNRQLFICEVFATK, encoded by the coding sequence ATGCCGATCATTCCGATAACGCAGATTCAGGTTGGCGATCGACTTGGCAGTGATGTTCAGACTCCTCTCGGAAGCGTGCTGCTGCAGCAAGGTCGCGTCCTGTCGGATAGAGATGCCGAGATCTTGCAAGCTTATATGATTCCGAGCGTGGATATTATCCGCAACGGTCTTGAAGAGCAGAGATCGGATACAGCCGCCGAGGAAATGGCGGCTACGGTCGAAGTGAAACTGACGTCCTTGCAGCATGAGTTTCTGAACATGGAGAAGTTGTTTAAGAGAATCATGTCCATGCTTAGCTCCGGGCTGAAGCTTCCCGTACTCGATTTGCGTAACGGCCTTAACGCGCTAATCGATTTTATGGACGAATACAACGTGTTAACTTTTCTCGCGCCTCAGTCGCCGGGAACCGTTGACGTATTGGTTCGAAACAGCGTCCTCTGCGCCATGACTTCTTATCAATTGGCGAAGTGGAACAAGATGCCCGAGAAAGATTGGCTCCCGATTGCCATGGCCGGCTTGTTGCACGATATCGGCAACATTAGAGTAGACCAGGCGATCCTTAACAAGCCTACTCGTCTTACTTCGGAAGAAGTGCAAGAGATGAGACAGCATACCGTATACGGATTCAGAATGCTCGAAGGAAGTACTTCGATGAATCAAGGCGTATGGCTAACGGCGCTTCAGCATCATGAGCGGATTGACGGGAGCGGCTACCCGATGAAGGTTAAAGGGGATAAAATACATCCTTACGCCAAAATTGTCGCGATCGCCGACGTGTATCACGCCATGACCTCGAATCGTAACTATCGCAAAGCGGAATCGCCTTACCTCGTGCTTGAGGAATTGCATTCCGGTTCCTTCGGAAAGCTCGATCCTCTATATGTGCAGACATTTATAGAGAGAACGACGCAATTTCATAACGGGGTTTTCGTGAAATTGAACAACGGGAACGTCGGCGAGATCGTGTTCACGGACCGAAACCACCCTACCCGGCCAATGGTGTCGATTAACGGTCAGATCGTTAATCTAGGCCAGAACCGCCAATTGTTCATTTGCGAGGTTTTTGCTACGAAATAA
- a CDS encoding MgtC/SapB family protein, with product MGQGVWAISYWELALRIVLSVAAGGLVGLEREWSNRAAGFRTHILVCVGATSIMLLSIYGFSEFANEANVRMDPARLAAQVISGIGFLGAGAIMRNGFTISGLTTAASLWVVAAIGLSVGAGFYFVSVLTTFVVLFSLFLLNRWEKRFFSLKRKRRTEMKVVCQAGQVSEVVKLVEEKGIVIVDISVDKKEWETDKDTSASTVQIKFILKFDNEYMLVQLIDHLATHPIVHSFRQNISKPT from the coding sequence ATGGGTCAGGGTGTATGGGCGATCTCTTATTGGGAATTAGCGCTTAGGATCGTACTGTCCGTTGCGGCAGGGGGGCTTGTGGGGCTTGAAAGGGAATGGAGCAACCGAGCGGCGGGTTTCAGAACCCATATCCTGGTTTGCGTGGGCGCCACTTCTATTATGCTGCTCTCTATATACGGATTCTCGGAATTCGCGAATGAAGCTAACGTAAGGATGGACCCGGCCCGATTAGCGGCTCAAGTCATTAGCGGAATCGGCTTTCTCGGAGCGGGAGCGATTATGCGTAACGGCTTTACGATATCGGGGCTGACGACGGCTGCCTCCCTGTGGGTAGTGGCCGCGATAGGGTTAAGCGTTGGAGCCGGCTTTTATTTTGTCTCCGTGCTCACGACGTTCGTTGTTTTGTTTAGCTTATTTCTGTTGAACAGATGGGAGAAACGTTTCTTTAGTCTCAAGCGTAAGCGAAGAACCGAAATGAAGGTCGTATGCCAAGCAGGGCAAGTAAGCGAAGTCGTCAAGCTAGTGGAAGAGAAGGGTATCGTTATCGTCGATATTTCAGTGGACAAGAAAGAATGGGAAACCGATAAGGATACTTCGGCATCCACGGTACAAATCAAATTCATACTGAAATTCGATAATGAATATATGCTTGTTCAACTGATTGACCATCTTGCGACACATCCGATCGTACACTCGTTCCGACAAAACATCAGTAAGCCCACCTAA
- a CDS encoding transposase has product MASPSEMREATFYNYKLIRKIALRPESKYSYMSTALLVLTALYFIYGWIGLVYSAVGVILMLIVHAIVLRITIRRVDELSEKKWTFRRDWPWIGPLPIMDTQLNLFRRLHFHLILVGSCVAGIFYPWAHSSLVIAMVYWHFWLLTPRLRLLVSLWRESGDGVVRLESKEVSYYHQ; this is encoded by the coding sequence ATGGCCAGTCCGTCAGAGATGCGCGAAGCAACCTTCTATAATTATAAGCTCATTCGTAAAATAGCTCTACGTCCGGAGAGTAAGTATAGTTACATGTCTACCGCGCTGCTCGTACTAACCGCTTTGTATTTCATATACGGTTGGATCGGGTTGGTTTATTCCGCCGTAGGCGTCATTCTTATGCTGATCGTTCATGCCATCGTCTTACGGATAACGATTCGCCGCGTAGACGAATTATCCGAGAAAAAATGGACGTTCCGCAGAGATTGGCCGTGGATCGGTCCGCTACCCATTATGGATACGCAATTAAACTTGTTCCGACGTCTTCATTTTCATCTCATCCTAGTGGGGAGCTGCGTAGCGGGAATATTCTATCCCTGGGCTCATTCCTCGCTTGTCATCGCGATGGTTTACTGGCACTTCTGGTTGCTAACGCCCCGATTGCGACTGCTTGTGTCGCTGTGGCGCGAAAGCGGAGACGGAGTCGTGCGTCTGGAATCTAAAGAAGTTTCTTATTATCACCAGTAA
- a CDS encoding sigma factor G inhibitor Gin: MEEKEANTCIVCGQPKEEGITVVTEFICTSCESEMVNTNVEDERYPFFVKQLKQLWVRFHV, translated from the coding sequence ATGGAAGAGAAGGAAGCGAATACCTGCATCGTATGCGGCCAACCCAAAGAGGAAGGCATAACCGTCGTAACGGAATTTATATGTACATCATGCGAGTCCGAAATGGTGAATACGAATGTGGAAGATGAGAGATATCCTTTTTTTGTTAAGCAACTGAAGCAATTATGGGTCCGATTTCACGTTTAA
- a CDS encoding TetR/AcrR family transcriptional regulator, giving the protein MQILKDEIRNNILKSALQEFRREGYMKASMRRIAQSAGVTSGNIYRYYASKEHLFDAIVQPVYEQYTEYISVIRQDVIFGCLNEPPDAPGYFSKIENTIVKLFKTYSGPLMILLTHSAGSKYESAKSELVELTFFILERVVFKIKHDQGSLAVNENALVQMLASSIVEGLCLILRDNEEGDILQNLVDQYLFVYSEGITSLFKKL; this is encoded by the coding sequence TTGCAAATTCTTAAAGACGAAATCCGAAACAACATTCTAAAGTCGGCATTACAGGAATTCAGACGCGAGGGCTACATGAAGGCTTCCATGCGTCGGATCGCTCAATCCGCAGGAGTGACTAGCGGCAATATTTATCGGTATTACGCGAGCAAGGAACATTTGTTCGATGCGATCGTTCAGCCCGTCTACGAGCAATACACCGAGTATATTTCGGTTATCCGTCAGGATGTTATTTTCGGCTGTTTGAACGAACCCCCGGACGCTCCAGGCTATTTTAGCAAAATAGAAAATACGATCGTGAAGCTATTCAAGACGTATAGCGGACCATTAATGATCTTGCTCACCCATAGCGCGGGATCCAAGTACGAGAGCGCGAAGTCGGAATTGGTTGAGCTAACCTTCTTCATCCTCGAGAGGGTCGTCTTCAAGATAAAACATGACCAGGGTTCTCTTGCCGTTAATGAAAACGCCCTTGTACAAATGCTTGCTTCGTCGATCGTAGAAGGGCTCTGCCTGATCCTTAGGGATAACGAAGAAGGAGATATTCTGCAGAATCTGGTCGACCAATATCTGTTCGTCTACTCCGAGGGAATTACGAGTTTATTTAAGAAGCTGTAG
- a CDS encoding MMPL family transporter produces the protein MKTIIKWRWTILVVWLVATVLLTVFQPNVNEILHQRGQDPLPQDSPSKVASQLLSKMNETQGMNNILIFFNENKLSEEDMKQIESGILSLREQQENLGLSQFIDPITIPAAKSSLVSPDGTTLMASFILEKNGRSVDDIQKEIGNILTDVKVEYYLSGEDFIQNDYIKASTEGVEKSAALTVIFILVVLILMFRSVVIPFVSLAAVGVSYLVSMGIAAQVIDKLDFPITSVTQMLLVLILFGIGTDYNILLFNRFKEELANGSSIDDAIITSYKTAGRTIVYSILTVFIAFAGLTFSEFGIYKSANVVAIGAVVLVLEILTLTPFLMKVLGTKLFWPSKKVTGHKESRFWAKLTQISVKRPVLTTVIIVILLIPVLLTSGQKLSFDQLKELGNDHPSTKGFSLVGEHFSRGQALPTTVVIENDKAMNNNDSLSVVEKLTNNLKQVEGVLAVSSVTQPQAAPIDFFYASGLTEEDGSKKFFIPDEVLASPDFQQSEASFMSKDRKITKLIVILKDDPYSPAALDTVERINDTLSSGLKGTSLSNSTFGAAGPSSTTYDMNKAQIKSFNGTAIIVIVSVFLVLLFVIRAFWPSLYIVLALLASYYVAMSASKLVTEYVIGADGVSSFVPFFSFIVIVAVGVDYSIFLMMRFKEYGKIAPSEAIVKSAKSVGGVIISAMVILGGTFATLIPSGLVLLIELAAAVIVGLVVLCFILLPMLVPALMVLPETLKKKRVGRS, from the coding sequence ATGAAAACGATTATTAAATGGCGCTGGACGATACTGGTCGTCTGGTTAGTCGCGACTGTTTTGCTAACCGTATTTCAACCGAACGTCAACGAAATCCTGCATCAAAGAGGCCAAGATCCGCTGCCGCAAGATAGCCCGTCCAAGGTTGCCAGCCAACTGCTCAGCAAGATGAACGAAACGCAGGGAATGAATAACATTCTGATCTTCTTCAATGAGAACAAGTTGTCCGAAGAGGATATGAAGCAGATTGAATCCGGTATTCTAAGCTTAAGAGAACAACAGGAAAATCTGGGACTCAGCCAATTCATCGACCCGATTACGATACCGGCCGCGAAGTCTTCGCTCGTCTCTCCGGACGGGACGACTCTGATGGCCAGCTTTATTCTAGAGAAGAACGGACGCAGCGTCGACGACATTCAGAAAGAGATAGGCAACATACTTACCGACGTGAAGGTGGAGTACTACTTAAGCGGCGAGGACTTCATTCAGAACGATTACATTAAAGCATCTACCGAAGGGGTGGAGAAAAGCGCGGCGCTGACCGTTATTTTCATCCTGGTCGTATTGATTCTCATGTTCCGTTCCGTCGTGATCCCTTTCGTATCTTTAGCGGCCGTAGGGGTATCCTATCTCGTCTCTATGGGAATCGCGGCACAGGTAATCGATAAGCTCGACTTCCCGATCACGAGCGTGACGCAGATGCTGCTTGTTCTTATTTTGTTCGGGATAGGCACCGACTATAATATTCTCTTGTTCAACCGCTTTAAGGAGGAGCTTGCGAACGGCAGTTCCATCGACGATGCCATTATCACTTCTTATAAAACAGCGGGTAGAACGATCGTTTATAGCATTCTGACGGTATTTATCGCTTTCGCGGGACTGACCTTCTCGGAGTTCGGAATTTATAAATCCGCCAACGTGGTCGCGATAGGGGCGGTCGTTCTCGTGCTTGAGATCCTGACGCTTACTCCGTTCCTTATGAAAGTACTGGGCACGAAGCTGTTCTGGCCGTCCAAGAAGGTTACGGGTCACAAGGAGAGCCGTTTCTGGGCGAAGCTTACGCAAATATCGGTTAAACGTCCCGTTCTAACTACAGTCATTATCGTGATCCTGCTTATTCCCGTCTTGCTGACCAGCGGGCAGAAACTCAGCTTCGATCAACTGAAGGAACTGGGGAACGATCATCCTTCTACGAAAGGTTTTAGCCTGGTAGGAGAACATTTCAGCCGCGGCCAAGCATTGCCGACTACGGTCGTTATCGAGAACGATAAGGCTATGAATAACAATGATTCTCTGAGCGTCGTGGAGAAGTTAACCAACAATCTTAAGCAAGTGGAAGGCGTACTTGCCGTTTCCAGCGTTACGCAACCGCAGGCCGCGCCGATCGATTTTTTCTATGCTAGCGGGTTAACGGAGGAAGATGGGTCCAAGAAGTTCTTTATCCCGGACGAAGTGCTCGCGAGCCCCGACTTCCAACAATCCGAAGCCAGCTTTATGTCCAAAGACCGCAAGATTACGAAGTTGATCGTGATTCTGAAGGATGATCCATACTCTCCTGCGGCGCTGGATACGGTAGAGAGAATTAACGACACGTTGTCTAGCGGACTTAAAGGTACCTCGCTCTCGAACTCTACGTTCGGAGCGGCAGGACCGAGTTCGACCACTTACGATATGAATAAGGCACAGATCAAATCATTTAACGGAACCGCCATTATCGTCATTGTCAGCGTCTTCCTCGTCTTATTGTTCGTCATCCGTGCTTTCTGGCCTTCGTTGTATATCGTTCTGGCGTTATTAGCTTCTTATTACGTGGCAATGAGCGCCTCTAAGCTCGTTACGGAGTACGTGATCGGAGCGGACGGGGTATCCTCTTTCGTTCCGTTCTTCTCCTTCATCGTTATCGTAGCGGTGGGCGTAGACTATAGCATTTTCCTCATGATGAGATTCAAGGAGTATGGTAAGATTGCTCCGAGCGAAGCGATCGTCAAGTCGGCAAAAAGCGTCGGAGGCGTCATTATCTCCGCGATGGTCATTCTAGGAGGTACGTTCGCCACGCTGATTCCATCCGGGCTAGTACTGCTAATCGAATTAGCTGCGGCCGTTATCGTCGGGTTAGTCGTGCTTTGCTTTATTTTATTGCCTATGCTCGTCCCGGCATTGATGGTGCTTCCGGAGACGCTGAAGAAGAAACGCGTAGGACGTTCATAA